Proteins co-encoded in one Marinobacter qingdaonensis genomic window:
- a CDS encoding disulfide bond formation protein B produces MTSRWVFGLVFLVCAGLLGVAFYMEHVMGLEPCLLCWLQRFGFMGAGLVSLFAFLQGPTGVGVRIYGGLLAVTAGVGLGIAGRQLWLQSLPADQVPACGPSVDYMLEVLPFFDVLATALKGTGDCAEVVWRFLGLSIPGWTAVFFTGLVLVGLVLLFRRPTPPASIAG; encoded by the coding sequence TGGGTGTTCGGGCTGGTATTTCTGGTGTGCGCCGGGTTGCTCGGGGTGGCCTTTTACATGGAGCACGTGATGGGGCTGGAACCCTGCCTGCTGTGCTGGCTCCAGCGCTTTGGTTTCATGGGGGCCGGACTGGTCAGCCTGTTCGCCTTCCTGCAGGGGCCGACCGGCGTGGGCGTGCGTATCTATGGCGGTCTGCTGGCGGTCACCGCCGGGGTCGGCCTGGGCATCGCCGGGCGTCAGCTCTGGCTGCAGAGTCTGCCGGCCGATCAGGTGCCGGCTTGTGGCCCGTCGGTGGACTACATGCTGGAAGTACTGCCGTTCTTCGACGTGCTGGCCACGGCGCTCAAGGGCACCGGTGATTGCGCGGAAGTGGTGTGGCGCTTCCTGGGCCTGAGTATCCCGGGCTGGACGGCGGTGTTCTTCACCGGGTTGGTGCTGGTTGGTCTGGTGCTGTTGTTCCGTCGACCAACACCGCCTGCCAGCATTGCCGGCTGA